A window of Desulfobulbus oralis genomic DNA:
CGCTTTCTGGCAAGCCCTTCCTGGGGCAGGAGCGCCCGATCCCGGCAGGGGCCGGCCTCAGGCGCCGCAGTCGGCCGGGTCGCCATGAACTTTGGCCAGGGCATGGGGCAGGGCGGGCAGCACGGCGGCCAGATTTTCTGTCACTGCCCTGCGGCTGCCTGGCAGGTTGAGGACAAGGCTCTGTCCCAGGACCCCGGCGACAGCCCGGGAAATGGCCGCATGCGGCGTTCTGGCCAGGCTGGCCGCCATCATGGCCTGGACAAAGCCGGGCAGGGGCAGATCGAGCAGTGCCGCCGTCACCTGCGGGGTGCGGTCGCGGGGCGAAAGGCCCGTGCCGCCGGTGGTGCAGATGAGGTCATAGCCCTGCCCCAAGGCCAGTTCAGGCAAAAGTGCCCGGAGCGCTGCCGGTTCGTCCGGCAAAAGAAAGCCCTGGGTATGGCAGAGCGGCAGGTGTGCGGCTGCAAGCTCCGCAATGGCCGGGCCAGCACTGTCTTCCCGTTCGCCCCGCGCGCCCTTGTCCGAAAGGGTGATCCAGGCCAGGCTGAAGCCCTCCTTGCGGGGCGCCAGATCCACAGGGCCGGCCGGCAGGTGGTCCAGCGCCTGCAAAAGGGGACAGGCCACCGCGTGCGGAGCGGCCGGCAGCCAGATGCGACCTGACACCGCGAAAAGGGCCGCGCCGTCCGGGGCCAGAAGACGCGTGCCCACAGCCAGGGGCGGCAGGGCGCAAAAGTCGGGCGATTCCAGCCGATGACCCGGACTGCCCTGCACGGCTGCAGGCAACAGCGGCAGGCAGGCATCTTGTGCGCAGGCACAGACCTGGAGACGAATGTTCATGGGTGGCTCCAAAAATTATTTCCGCGTTCCGGCCATTGAGCCGGGCACGGGCAGTTGACAAGACCGACGAAAGAGGAGGACGTATGCAGGAATCATTTTCCCATCTGGATGCCAGGGGGCGACTCAGCATGGTCGATGTGGGCGGCAAGGCCGCCACGGAACGCCGGGCCATTGCCGAAGCCGTGGTGGCGCTGGCTCCGGAGACCATGCAGCTTCTGCGTACTCAGGCCCTGCCCAAGGGCGACGTGCTGACCTGCGCCAAGGTTGCAGGCATCCTGGCGGCCAAGCGCACGGGCGAACTCATACCGCTCTGCCATCCGCTGGGCCTGAGCTTTGTGGATATCCGCTTTGCCATCACTGATGGCTGCGTGCGCATCACGGCCGAAACCCGCACCACAGGCCCCACCGGCGTGGAAATGGAGGCCATCGTGGCGGCGCAGATGGCTGCAGCCACCATCTATGACATGTGCAAGGCGGTGCAGCGGGACATTGTCATCAAAAAGGTCCGGCTTTTGCACAAGAGCGGCGGCAAGAGCGGCGTGTTCAACGTACCCGGCTTCCAGCCGCCGGAATGAAGACTTCAACCGCCGATGGCCGCCATCGGCGTGCCAGCCACGGCCTGACCCTGCGGCCGATTCCGCAGGAGTTCCGCGCCCACGGGTTTTTTCAGGCAGGCCAGGCGCAGCACCCTGGCCAACTGGGCATCATCGCAGGCCTGATGACGCAGGAGCCCGCGCAGGCGGTATTCGTGATCGTCAAAGAGGCAGGTGCGCAGGTTGCCGTTGCAGGTCAGACGCAGGCGGTTGCAGGAAGCGCAGAAATGATTGGATACCGCCGCAATAAAGCCCAGCCGGCCTCTGCCCCCCAGCACCCGGTACATGCGGGCCGGGCCGGCGTTCCGCAAAACCTGCTGTTCCGGCGCGAGCGCCACGCGCGCTGCCACTTCGCGGAAGATCTCGGCTGCGGGCCAGAAGCTTTCAGGCGACCAGTGCGTGCCTGCGCCCATGGGCATAAATTCGATGAAACGAACGTCCACCGGCAAGCTGCGGGCCGCATGGATGAAGTCATCCAACTGCCGGTCGTTGATGCCGCGCATCGCCACCGCATTGATTTTGACCCGAATGCCCGCGGCCAGCAGGGCATCCAGCGCCGACAGGACAGCGGGCAGCAGATCGTGGCCCGTAACCTGTGCAAAGGTTTGCCGATCAAAGCTGTCCAGGGACAGATTGACCGCTCCCAGCCCCAGCCGCCCGAGCAGCGGCACATGGGGCTCCAAAAGCGTGCCATTTGTGGTCAGGCGCAGGTCGAGCTGTGGAAAACGCTCTCGCAGCATGACAAGCAGATGCTCGCAGCCCCTGCGGACAAAGGGTTCACCCCCGGTCAGTCGCAGCTTGGTCACGCCGCCGGCGCTCATGAGGCCTACCAGACGCACGATTTCTTCGTAGCGCAGGATCTGCGGGTGGGGGATAAACTGTTGCCGTCCGAGGTTGCGGCAGTACAGGCAGTGCAGGTTGCAGCGGTCGGTCACGGAAAGGCGCAAATAATGCACCGGCCGGCCGTGGCCATCGATCAGGGGCTGCGGGAGCCGGCAAGCCGGCAGGGGGGCAAGCGCTGGCTTCGTCTGCATACGGCGCTTCTTCAGTCCTGGACAGGCAGGACAACCAGCGTGTCGCCGGTTCGCAGGCGGCCGCCGCGCAGCACTCTGGTGAACACGCCCTGGGTCGGCATGATGCATTCGCCCATGGCCTGAAAGATCTGGCAGTGGCTGTGGCATTCCTTGCCGATCTGCGTCAGCTCCAGCAGCACCTCGTTGCAGGAAAAACGCGTACCGATGGGCAATCTGGCCAAGTCGATGCCATCCACTATCAGGTTTTCGCCAAAGCAGCCGTGCTCCACCTGCGCGCCCCGCGCCTTGAAGGCCAAAATTTTTTGCCAGGAAATCAGGCTGACCTGCCTATGCCATTTGCCGGCATGGGCATCGCCGTCAATGCCAAAACCGGTCACCAGCAGGGCCTCGCCGACATCCCTTTTGGCTATGCCTTTTCTGGAGCTGGTACACACGGCAATGATGATGCCGCTCTTCTGTGCTTCTGTCATACTGGCACCTCTGAAGCGATTCGGGTCGTTCAAATCATCCCTTACGATGCGGGGCTCGGCCAGTGCGCAGGCATCCTTCCAGACATCGGCGGTCATGATCGGGATATCCGCCTCTCGCACGGTCTTGCCGTACTGCTTGCCGAGAGCCGGCAGCCCGTCCGGAGTGCCGATGTCTCTGGACCAGGCGCTGCAGACGCTTCGCGCGCATCTCCCGCACCCGCGGGTTTTTCAGCGTTTGACATCCGACAGGGAGCGCTCCCGGGCACAGTGGCGCTCACCGATCGGCAGGCTGGAGCTTGCCGCGCAGTTGCGGCAGCGTGCCAGCCAGTGCGGCCAGAAGCTCCGCCACCACGGAAACCGCTATTTGCTGGGGGGTTTCCGCATAGATGCCCAGGCCGATGGGGCAGCACACCCTGGCCAGTTCCCCGGCAGGCACGCCCTCTGCACGCAGAAGGCGGTACACGTGCTCCCGTTTGCTGCGGCTCCCTATCATGCCAAGATAGCGGGGATGGACGCGCAGCGCCTGTTCCAACACCTCCCGGTCAAAGGCGTGGCCGCGGGTCATAATGGCCACATAGTGCCTGGGCTCCAGGCCGCAGGCCGCCTCCAGGCCGGAAAAACCGGGTAAAACGTGGCAATGCCGGGCCATGGGGAAGCGTCCCCTGTTGGCAAATTCTTCGCGGTCATCCACCACGTCCACCACAAAACCGCAGGCATGGGCCAGGCGGGCCACTTCCAGGGCAACATGGCCGCCGCCGCACAGCAGCAGCAGCGGCGGAGCCTCCAGAGGCTCGACATAGTATTCGGCGCCGCTCTCCGTCGCGACGAGGCCAGGACGCTGTTTGGTGGTATCGAGAAAGGACGCGACCTCATCGAGTCCCTCGATCACCAGTTCAGAGCTGGCTGCTGCCCTTGGCAGTTTTTCCACATACAGACGGCGCTCCGGGACGAGCCGGCCCTTTCCCGCCAGCCTGACCAGCCAGGCGCCGCGCCGCCCCTGGCGAATGCTGGCGTCCGCCAGGGCAAACAGGCCTGCCTGCCCGGGTTGCAGGGCCTCGCACAGCACTTCCATGCGGCCGCCGCAGATCATGTCGCTGTCCATCGCGGCCGTGGCGTCCATAACAAAGACCTCACGCGCTGAGTGCTGATCGTTCAGGCACTGGCGCGCCGCTTTCATGGCGGCTGCCTCCATCGCTCCGCCGCCCACCGTGCCCTCAAAGCCGCCCCTGGTCTGTAGGGCCCTGGTGCCCGCATGGCGTGGGGCGGAACCCGCACTGGCCACAACCGTCACCAAAACAAGCGGCTCGCCTCCTTGCAGCAGAGCGGCTGCACGCGCCTCCAGCGTAGCCTCTGGTGTGGTGGCGGACAGGCCGCCTGACTGCTCATTCGCGGTTGTTGCCCGATCTTTCATGGCCAAGCTCCTCAAGGTGAAAGCTGCAAAACGCAGTGCCCCGTGCAGGCTGCCTCGGGAAAGGCTGCCCCTATGCGTGATCTTTTACCATATATGGACGGCCTGTGCCAGACCCGGGGCCGATTTCCCGCCAGGGAATGCCGGCCCTCCCTGGCGCTGTCCTCTAACACCCGGGGCTGCGCTGAACGCTTGTGGGTGAAGAGCGCTTTGTCACCCGACGATACCTGCGCCCTGGGAGGCGGCCGACCTGTCCGCTCCTGTTCCGCCCGACGCGGGCCTTCAGGCCCGGGCCTCTCCTCGCTGACGGCGTTCCATGTGGCGCTGCACCAAAAGGAGCAGACCCGAAAGGCCAAGACCAAGCCCCATGTAGAGGACTGTGGCTGCGGTGGTTGATTCCAGGCCGGCAAAGCTCAGGGATTCCACCTCCTGCGAAGCCCAGGTCAGCTCCGGCACGCTGATGAACATTGCAAGCGAGCTGTTCTTCAGGTTATGCACCATGCGCGCGTTCAGGGCCGGCAGCGAGGCCGAACAGGCCAGGGGCAGGACGAGGCGAAACCAGTAGCGCCAGCCGGTGAAGCCCGAAAGCCGGGCGCAGGCCAGGGCGTCCCGGCCCGTAGTGTGCATCACGGAAAACAGAATGTCGGCCAGATAGGGTGCATTGTTGACCGTCAGCCCGGCCACTGCAGCCCAGAAGGGAAAATGCTCCCAGCCGTTCAGCGCCCGGCAGGCGCCCTGCGGCAGGAGAAAGGGCAGGCAGTAGAAGGGCAAAATCAGCCAGAATACGCCGGGGATGCTGCGCACCACGTGGCAAAAGCCCGCGCAGAGGCGGGCGCAGACGACAGCTTGGGTGCTCTGACTCCGGGTTCTGCCAATCGCCAGGGCCACGCCCAGGGCAAGGGACAGCAGCGAGGACAGGGCTGCGATGCTCAGCGTGAGGGCCACGCCGTGCAGGAGAATGCGCAGATAGACAGGCTCGATCAAAATAGACCAGTGGGGTGTGTACATGGGATTTTCCCGTGGTTAAACTGCCACGCCTGGGGCCCAGCCCTGAAGCGCCCCTTGGTCCCTGCCGGACCACAGCCATTATAGCAGGAGAACGCGCATCGTGCAGGAAGAACAACGGAACCTGGTGCAAAACGGGCCAGCGCCTGCTCCCGACCGCTCCGGCCTCTTGCATCTGGCGCTGGTGCTGGCACGGATCCATCACGCCCGGCTCCTCGGCATCGACGCCAACGGGGTTATGGCTCTGCCCGGGGTGGCGCGGGTCATGACCGCGCGGGATGTGCGGGGCACAAACCGCCTGTTTGCGCCACAGGGCACACCGCACAGTCTGAACAGGGGTTTTGAGCAGCCTGTCATTTGCGACGATACAATCCGCCGCTACGGCGACATTGTCGCCGTGGTCGCCGCGGGCACGCGCCCTGTGGCCCGGGAGGCCGCCGCCCGGATCAAAATCGCCTGCAGGCCGCTGCGCGCCATGCTGAACTTTGCGGAAGCCGCAAGGCCCGGCGCTCCGTCCGTGCACGAGGGCATACCCAATGTCTTCATGGAGCAGCCGCTGTACAAAGGCCAGGACCCCCGCCCGGTGATCGAGGGGGCCGCCTGCGCAGTCGAGGCGGCTTTCAGCACCACCCGCGAGCCGCATTTGCCGCTGGAGCCGGATGCCATTCTGGCCTGGCCGGACGCCGGCGGCGTCGTCATTCGGGGCAAGGTCCAGGATCTCCACGGCATGGCCCGCAGAATGGCGCCAGCCCTGGGCCTCGCCCCGGAGCGGATCCGTATCATCGCCACTCCGGCGGGCGGCAGTTTCGGCGCCGCGCTGTCACCCGCCAACTGCGCCGTGGCCGCGGCCTGCGCGCTGGCTCTGGCCGCGCCGGTCTCACTGGTCATGAGCTATGAGGAACACCTGCTCACCACGGGCAAGCGCGCAGCGGTACAGGGCCTGGGCCGACTGGCCTGCGACGCCAGAGGCCGGCTCGTGGCCGGAGATTTTCTCGTGCACATTGACCAGGGCGCCTACAGCGAAGCCGCCGGGAGCCTGACCACCAAGATGCTGCGCTTTTTCGGCGCCCCCTATCGCCTTCCCCAGCTGCGCGGCCTGGCGCGCACCGCCTTTACCAACGGCAACTTCGGCGCCTCCGCCTTTGGCACGCCACAGGCGCACATCCTGGGCGAAACGCTGGTGGATATGCTGGCCCGGAAACTGGGCGCGGATCCCTTCGAGTTCCGCTGGCAGAATCTTGCGGAGCCCGGCGACACCGGGCCAAATTCCGTGCCCTTTCGCGTGTATTCCATGCGCGCCATGATGGACAAAATGCGACCCACCTACCAAGGGGCGCTGAGCACCGCCCGGCGCGAAAGCCGCCCGGAACGACGGCGTGGGGTGGGCGTCGCCTGGGGCGGCGATACGGTTTCCGGCGGCGCCGACCGCGCTGAAGCCGATGTGGAACTGAACCCCGATGGCAGTGTGACCGTCTATAGCAGTTGGGCCGAGCTGGGTCAGGGCGCGGATCTCGGCTCGCTCATGCTGGTCCATGAGGCGCTTCGCCCCCTGAAGCTGCAGGCCGAGCGGATTCATCTGGCGCGAAATGACAGCGCCTGCTGTCCTGACACCGGCCCCACCACCAGCAACCGTTCCCACCATGCAGCGGGTCTGGCCATCATCGACGCGGCAAACAGCCTGCTGGCCGCCATGCGCAGGCCGGACGGCGCCTTTCGCACCTGGGCGGAAATGCGGGCGGCAGGCCTGGCCATGCGCTACCGGGGCCGCTATCAGGCGCACTGG
This region includes:
- a CDS encoding xanthine dehydrogenase family protein molybdopterin-binding subunit, which codes for MQEEQRNLVQNGPAPAPDRSGLLHLALVLARIHHARLLGIDANGVMALPGVARVMTARDVRGTNRLFAPQGTPHSLNRGFEQPVICDDTIRRYGDIVAVVAAGTRPVAREAAARIKIACRPLRAMLNFAEAARPGAPSVHEGIPNVFMEQPLYKGQDPRPVIEGAACAVEAAFSTTREPHLPLEPDAILAWPDAGGVVIRGKVQDLHGMARRMAPALGLAPERIRIIATPAGGSFGAALSPANCAVAAACALALAAPVSLVMSYEEHLLTTGKRAAVQGLGRLACDARGRLVAGDFLVHIDQGAYSEAAGSLTTKMLRFFGAPYRLPQLRGLARTAFTNGNFGASAFGTPQAHILGETLVDMLARKLGADPFEFRWQNLAEPGDTGPNSVPFRVYSMRAMMDKMRPTYQGALSTARRESRPERRRGVGVAWGGDTVSGGADRAEADVELNPDGSVTVYSSWAELGQGADLGSLMLVHEALRPLKLQAERIHLARNDSACCPDTGPTTSNRSHHAAGLAIIDAANSLLAAMRRPDGAFRTWAEMRAAGLAMRYRGRYQAHWPGIDPDTGRGYGAAEQNFVLYVVEVAVEPATGQTTVLAAHMVADAGRIAAPQSVRGQAFGGFAQSLGFALTVRGCDGPGQLGPLDAGIPQCRDVPDIMNLDFVESPRGNGPFGSTGCAEGFQSAGCVAILNAIADAVGLRITALPATPAKVKAALEKQAGGEEQAPWNLASELYAHLARLRKKSGV
- a CDS encoding MogA/MoaB family molybdenum cofactor biosynthesis protein, with the translated sequence MNIRLQVCACAQDACLPLLPAAVQGSPGHRLESPDFCALPPLAVGTRLLAPDGAALFAVSGRIWLPAAPHAVACPLLQALDHLPAGPVDLAPRKEGFSLAWITLSDKGARGEREDSAGPAIAELAAAHLPLCHTQGFLLPDEPAALRALLPELALGQGYDLICTTGGTGLSPRDRTPQVTAALLDLPLPGFVQAMMAASLARTPHAAISRAVAGVLGQSLVLNLPGSRRAVTENLAAVLPALPHALAKVHGDPADCGA
- the moaA gene encoding GTP 3',8-cyclase MoaA produces the protein MQTKPALAPLPACRLPQPLIDGHGRPVHYLRLSVTDRCNLHCLYCRNLGRQQFIPHPQILRYEEIVRLVGLMSAGGVTKLRLTGGEPFVRRGCEHLLVMLRERFPQLDLRLTTNGTLLEPHVPLLGRLGLGAVNLSLDSFDRQTFAQVTGHDLLPAVLSALDALLAAGIRVKINAVAMRGINDRQLDDFIHAARSLPVDVRFIEFMPMGAGTHWSPESFWPAAEIFREVAARVALAPEQQVLRNAGPARMYRVLGGRGRLGFIAAVSNHFCASCNRLRLTCNGNLRTCLFDDHEYRLRGLLRHQACDDAQLARVLRLACLKKPVGAELLRNRPQGQAVAGTPMAAIGG
- a CDS encoding MOSC domain-containing protein — translated: MTADVWKDACALAEPRIVRDDLNDPNRFRGASMTEAQKSGIIIAVCTSSRKGIAKRDVGEALLVTGFGIDGDAHAGKWHRQVSLISWQKILAFKARGAQVEHGCFGENLIVDGIDLARLPIGTRFSCNEVLLELTQIGKECHSHCQIFQAMGECIMPTQGVFTRVLRGGRLRTGDTLVVLPVQD
- the moaC gene encoding cyclic pyranopterin monophosphate synthase MoaC, which translates into the protein MQESFSHLDARGRLSMVDVGGKAATERRAIAEAVVALAPETMQLLRTQALPKGDVLTCAKVAGILAAKRTGELIPLCHPLGLSFVDIRFAITDGCVRITAETRTTGPTGVEMEAIVAAQMAAATIYDMCKAVQRDIVIKKVRLLHKSGGKSGVFNVPGFQPPE
- a CDS encoding XdhC family protein, whose translation is MKDRATTANEQSGGLSATTPEATLEARAAALLQGGEPLVLVTVVASAGSAPRHAGTRALQTRGGFEGTVGGGAMEAAAMKAARQCLNDQHSAREVFVMDATAAMDSDMICGGRMEVLCEALQPGQAGLFALADASIRQGRRGAWLVRLAGKGRLVPERRLYVEKLPRAAASSELVIEGLDEVASFLDTTKQRPGLVATESGAEYYVEPLEAPPLLLLCGGGHVALEVARLAHACGFVVDVVDDREEFANRGRFPMARHCHVLPGFSGLEAACGLEPRHYVAIMTRGHAFDREVLEQALRVHPRYLGMIGSRSKREHVYRLLRAEGVPAGELARVCCPIGLGIYAETPQQIAVSVVAELLAALAGTLPQLRGKLQPADR
- a CDS encoding ABC transporter permease subunit, whose translation is MYTPHWSILIEPVYLRILLHGVALTLSIAALSSLLSLALGVALAIGRTRSQSTQAVVCARLCAGFCHVVRSIPGVFWLILPFYCLPFLLPQGACRALNGWEHFPFWAAVAGLTVNNAPYLADILFSVMHTTGRDALACARLSGFTGWRYWFRLVLPLACSASLPALNARMVHNLKNSSLAMFISVPELTWASQEVESLSFAGLESTTAATVLYMGLGLGLSGLLLLVQRHMERRQRGEARA